In one Mycoplasmopsis canis PG 14 genomic region, the following are encoded:
- a CDS encoding DDE-type integrase/transposase/recombinase: protein MKITHNLFKYKNLTKFEIKKQQSLKLIAENIEKSLSYLSLITNLSLSTVKRYKKVIKSKKEIVVSHKNKYHQRNYKITDAEIELVFKNYLETCQFILNRDLTNNQLSIKTYFNSEYGSFIREKISYKTLVKRFNQLGLFNIHTTKRGRKIARLSKKKTSEDITLILKNYYQQIKQNEKQRQVLNLKKNLKFGEIVEIDAQLEPYLKNDKPLYLYHAIDVATGTLLAVWFEEQETTLGYQRLLEIVFKKYGFPKKIYTDKRRSFWGNENTQTVFEKVLNKKGIEVLSSSNPKHKPHVERSFRTSLDQYPLLIHKNGYKNIDDLKKNNEVFQNYYNIRNKKIISKQNVFQKEGKKNGNWAVDLEINRKVLNGVVRYQGKNYAAFDMYNKRIIFPYNSDVLLVHSSDDNLYFKYNDKKYFAKEPNGKYLSLTEMWALEKGLDYSIPAVGKLAFIYNKTNSFFKTLELYISKFNSISVNAQDSNLEANKIMSEYLSILRALHRSINDDIRIDA from the coding sequence ATGAAAATAACACACAACTTATTTAAGTATAAAAATTTAACAAAATTTGAAATAAAAAAACAACAATCTTTAAAATTGATTGCTGAAAATATCGAAAAATCTTTATCTTATCTTAGCTTGATTACAAACCTTAGTTTATCAACTGTAAAAAGATATAAAAAAGTTATTAAAAGCAAAAAAGAAATTGTTGTCTCACATAAAAATAAATATCATCAAAGAAATTACAAAATAACTGATGCAGAAATAGAATTAGTCTTTAAAAATTATTTAGAAACATGTCAGTTTATTTTGAATAGAGATCTAACAAATAATCAACTTTCAATTAAAACATACTTTAATTCTGAGTATGGTTCTTTTATAAGAGAAAAAATTTCTTACAAAACTTTAGTTAAGAGATTTAATCAATTAGGTTTATTTAATATACATACAACCAAAAGAGGAAGAAAGATTGCAAGATTATCAAAGAAAAAAACCTCAGAAGATATAACATTGATATTAAAAAATTATTATCAACAGATTAAACAAAATGAAAAACAAAGACAAGTTTTAAATCTAAAGAAAAATCTAAAATTCGGCGAAATTGTTGAGATTGATGCACAACTTGAACCATACTTAAAAAATGATAAACCATTATATCTTTATCATGCAATAGATGTAGCAACAGGAACATTGTTAGCGGTATGATTTGAAGAACAAGAAACAACATTAGGATATCAAAGACTACTAGAAATTGTATTTAAAAAGTATGGATTCCCAAAGAAAATCTATACTGATAAAAGAAGAAGTTTTTGAGGAAACGAAAACACACAAACAGTCTTTGAAAAAGTTTTAAATAAAAAGGGAATAGAAGTACTAAGTTCATCAAATCCAAAACATAAACCACATGTTGAAAGATCTTTTAGGACATCACTAGACCAATATCCGTTACTTATTCACAAAAACGGATATAAAAATATTGATGATTTGAAGAAAAATAATGAAGTATTTCAAAATTATTACAATATCAGGAATAAAAAAATAATTTCTAAACAAAATGTTTTTCAAAAAGAGGGAAAGAAAAACGGCAATTGAGCCGTTGATTTAGAGATTAATAGAAAAGTTTTAAATGGTGTTGTTAGATACCAAGGTAAAAATTACGCAGCCTTTGATATGTATAACAAAAGAATTATCTTCCCTTATAATTCTGACGTTTTATTAGTGCATTCTTCGGATGATAATTTGTATTTTAAATATAATGATAAAAAATACTTTGCTAAGGAACCTAACGGAAAATATCTAAGTTTAACAGAAATGTGAGCTTTAGAGAAAGGATTAGATTACTCTATTCCAGCCGTAGGGAAACTAGCATTTATCTATAATAAAACAAATTCGTTTTTTAAAACTCTTGAATTATATATCTCAAAATTTAATAGTATTTCCGTGAATGCCCAAGATAGTAATCTTGAAGCTAATAAAATCATGTCCGAATACTTAAGCATACTCCGAGCATTGCACAGAAGCATCAATGATGATATAAGAATTGATGCATAA